From Argopecten irradians isolate NY chromosome 2, Ai_NY, whole genome shotgun sequence, the proteins below share one genomic window:
- the LOC138316378 gene encoding uncharacterized protein isoform X1 — MDYDMVNRTLCEYARNNYSYFEMSSMLQKDFNITLSRNAICKRLKRCGIASRKGPTMHSEIEIKSKIQDALPRMPTTIGYRFMTDYLRREGMHVRRDTVMKIMRETDKEGVDARRRRRIKRKVYMSMGPNHVWHMDGYDKLKPYGFPIHGCIDGFSRRILWLAVAYTNNDPRVVAQNFLTCVKKLKGCPLVVQADPGTENTHIGAIQCTLRHEATDCFQGISSFRVVKSTLNQRIEAWWSTFRRQRSDWWIQFFKDLAAMDLFRKNNDFDLYSIRFCFMPLLQRELDDLVVQWNSHYIAQSRQATCPGGRPDILFQLPNLQGATNCLQYLTQEDADFVDAMAFPVTCRSGSDMFDSFASSIFERHQWGDASNPDDALLQYTTLKQFENMH; from the exons ATGGATTATGATATGG TTAATAGGACACTCTGTGAGTATGCAAGGAACAATTACTCTTACTTTGAAATGTCATCTATGCTTCAAAAAGATTTCAACATCACACTGAG CAGAAATGCCATTTGCAAACGTCTAAAAAGATGTGGAATTGCAAGCAGGAAAGGACCAACAATGCAttctgaaattgaaataaagtCTAAAATACAG GATGCATTACCACGTATGCCGACGACCATTGGTTACAGATTCATGACTGACTATCTTCGAAGGGAAGGGATGCATGTTCGAAG GGATACCGTAATGAAGATTATGAGAGAAACGGATAAAGAAGGCGTCGATGCTCGCCGCCGTCGAAGAATTAAACGTAAAGTGTACATGAGCATGGGTCCAAATCATGTTTGGCATATGGATGG GTATGACAAACTAAAACCATATGGATTTCCAATTCACGGATGCATAGATGG GTTTTCTAGAAGAATTTTATGGCTTGCTGTTGCTTATACCAATAATGATCCGCGAGTGGTCGCCCAGAACTTCCTGACGTGTGTTAAGAAATTGAAAG GGTGTCCATTGGTTGTACAAGCCGATCCAGGCACAGAGAACACGCACATTGGTGCAATTCAGTGTACATTACGCCATGAAGCTACAGACTGTTTCCAAGGGATATCTAGCTTTCGTGTAGTGAAATCGACTCTTAATCAG CGAATTGAAGCTTGGTGGAGTACGTTCCGGCGACAAAGAAGTGACTGGTGGATTCAGTTCTTCAAAGATCTTGCTGCAATGGACTTGTTTCGTAAAAACAACGATTTTGACCT GTATTCCATCCGTTTTTGCTTCATGCCACTTCTGCAGAGAGAACTTGATGACCTTGTGGTACAATGGAACAGTCATTACATTGCGCAAAGTCGACAAGCAACATGTCCAGGAGGTCGACCAGATATTCTATTTCAACTTCCAAATTTGCAAG GTGCTACAAATTGTCTTCAATACCTCACACAAGAAGATGCTGACTTTGTTGATGCTATGGCGTTCCCAGTAACGTGCAGGTCGGGTTCGGATATGTTTGACTCGTTCGCCTCAAGCATATTTGAGAGGCATCAGTGGGGCGACGCTTCTAACCCGGATGACGCCTTGCTCCAATATACAACATTGAAGCAATTTGAAAATATGCATTGA
- the LOC138316378 gene encoding uncharacterized protein isoform X2 yields the protein MDYDMVNRTLCEYARNNYSYFEMSSMLQKDFNITLRNAICKRLKRCGIASRKGPTMHSEIEIKSKIQDALPRMPTTIGYRFMTDYLRREGMHVRRDTVMKIMRETDKEGVDARRRRRIKRKVYMSMGPNHVWHMDGYDKLKPYGFPIHGCIDGFSRRILWLAVAYTNNDPRVVAQNFLTCVKKLKGCPLVVQADPGTENTHIGAIQCTLRHEATDCFQGISSFRVVKSTLNQRIEAWWSTFRRQRSDWWIQFFKDLAAMDLFRKNNDFDLYSIRFCFMPLLQRELDDLVVQWNSHYIAQSRQATCPGGRPDILFQLPNLQGATNCLQYLTQEDADFVDAMAFPVTCRSGSDMFDSFASSIFERHQWGDASNPDDALLQYTTLKQFENMH from the exons ATGGATTATGATATGG TTAATAGGACACTCTGTGAGTATGCAAGGAACAATTACTCTTACTTTGAAATGTCATCTATGCTTCAAAAAGATTTCAACATCACACTGAG AAATGCCATTTGCAAACGTCTAAAAAGATGTGGAATTGCAAGCAGGAAAGGACCAACAATGCAttctgaaattgaaataaagtCTAAAATACAG GATGCATTACCACGTATGCCGACGACCATTGGTTACAGATTCATGACTGACTATCTTCGAAGGGAAGGGATGCATGTTCGAAG GGATACCGTAATGAAGATTATGAGAGAAACGGATAAAGAAGGCGTCGATGCTCGCCGCCGTCGAAGAATTAAACGTAAAGTGTACATGAGCATGGGTCCAAATCATGTTTGGCATATGGATGG GTATGACAAACTAAAACCATATGGATTTCCAATTCACGGATGCATAGATGG GTTTTCTAGAAGAATTTTATGGCTTGCTGTTGCTTATACCAATAATGATCCGCGAGTGGTCGCCCAGAACTTCCTGACGTGTGTTAAGAAATTGAAAG GGTGTCCATTGGTTGTACAAGCCGATCCAGGCACAGAGAACACGCACATTGGTGCAATTCAGTGTACATTACGCCATGAAGCTACAGACTGTTTCCAAGGGATATCTAGCTTTCGTGTAGTGAAATCGACTCTTAATCAG CGAATTGAAGCTTGGTGGAGTACGTTCCGGCGACAAAGAAGTGACTGGTGGATTCAGTTCTTCAAAGATCTTGCTGCAATGGACTTGTTTCGTAAAAACAACGATTTTGACCT GTATTCCATCCGTTTTTGCTTCATGCCACTTCTGCAGAGAGAACTTGATGACCTTGTGGTACAATGGAACAGTCATTACATTGCGCAAAGTCGACAAGCAACATGTCCAGGAGGTCGACCAGATATTCTATTTCAACTTCCAAATTTGCAAG GTGCTACAAATTGTCTTCAATACCTCACACAAGAAGATGCTGACTTTGTTGATGCTATGGCGTTCCCAGTAACGTGCAGGTCGGGTTCGGATATGTTTGACTCGTTCGCCTCAAGCATATTTGAGAGGCATCAGTGGGGCGACGCTTCTAACCCGGATGACGCCTTGCTCCAATATACAACATTGAAGCAATTTGAAAATATGCATTGA
- the LOC138316378 gene encoding uncharacterized protein isoform X3 produces MSSMLQKDFNITLSRNAICKRLKRCGIASRKGPTMHSEIEIKSKIQDALPRMPTTIGYRFMTDYLRREGMHVRRDTVMKIMRETDKEGVDARRRRRIKRKVYMSMGPNHVWHMDGYDKLKPYGFPIHGCIDGFSRRILWLAVAYTNNDPRVVAQNFLTCVKKLKGCPLVVQADPGTENTHIGAIQCTLRHEATDCFQGISSFRVVKSTLNQRIEAWWSTFRRQRSDWWIQFFKDLAAMDLFRKNNDFDLYSIRFCFMPLLQRELDDLVVQWNSHYIAQSRQATCPGGRPDILFQLPNLQGATNCLQYLTQEDADFVDAMAFPVTCRSGSDMFDSFASSIFERHQWGDASNPDDALLQYTTLKQFENMH; encoded by the exons ATGTCATCTATGCTTCAAAAAGATTTCAACATCACACTGAG CAGAAATGCCATTTGCAAACGTCTAAAAAGATGTGGAATTGCAAGCAGGAAAGGACCAACAATGCAttctgaaattgaaataaagtCTAAAATACAG GATGCATTACCACGTATGCCGACGACCATTGGTTACAGATTCATGACTGACTATCTTCGAAGGGAAGGGATGCATGTTCGAAG GGATACCGTAATGAAGATTATGAGAGAAACGGATAAAGAAGGCGTCGATGCTCGCCGCCGTCGAAGAATTAAACGTAAAGTGTACATGAGCATGGGTCCAAATCATGTTTGGCATATGGATGG GTATGACAAACTAAAACCATATGGATTTCCAATTCACGGATGCATAGATGG GTTTTCTAGAAGAATTTTATGGCTTGCTGTTGCTTATACCAATAATGATCCGCGAGTGGTCGCCCAGAACTTCCTGACGTGTGTTAAGAAATTGAAAG GGTGTCCATTGGTTGTACAAGCCGATCCAGGCACAGAGAACACGCACATTGGTGCAATTCAGTGTACATTACGCCATGAAGCTACAGACTGTTTCCAAGGGATATCTAGCTTTCGTGTAGTGAAATCGACTCTTAATCAG CGAATTGAAGCTTGGTGGAGTACGTTCCGGCGACAAAGAAGTGACTGGTGGATTCAGTTCTTCAAAGATCTTGCTGCAATGGACTTGTTTCGTAAAAACAACGATTTTGACCT GTATTCCATCCGTTTTTGCTTCATGCCACTTCTGCAGAGAGAACTTGATGACCTTGTGGTACAATGGAACAGTCATTACATTGCGCAAAGTCGACAAGCAACATGTCCAGGAGGTCGACCAGATATTCTATTTCAACTTCCAAATTTGCAAG GTGCTACAAATTGTCTTCAATACCTCACACAAGAAGATGCTGACTTTGTTGATGCTATGGCGTTCCCAGTAACGTGCAGGTCGGGTTCGGATATGTTTGACTCGTTCGCCTCAAGCATATTTGAGAGGCATCAGTGGGGCGACGCTTCTAACCCGGATGACGCCTTGCTCCAATATACAACATTGAAGCAATTTGAAAATATGCATTGA